A DNA window from Arachis hypogaea cultivar Tifrunner chromosome 18, arahy.Tifrunner.gnm2.J5K5, whole genome shotgun sequence contains the following coding sequences:
- the LOC112771967 gene encoding uncharacterized protein, with the protein MKKRLREYPPQITVQQVQHFSSSPFYSVLASCYPKNNLNVELPSNISAANSPPNHNQKQPNQNYYSSSSSFSCTNNNASFVLPLAPMSPYCKSSGLLNDVVMEGNALCRKGKSKMDATIVIVREKEELADKRKIIEEGKEPPLPPIGTSKKEETATIIATQSSSHQLISTEKNDNGGCNNNKEALNNFIPQMDDELLSILKNCPIYSPVRKWYKVDYDEDFPDDDDDGFESW; encoded by the exons ATGAAGAAGCGCCTAAGAGAATATCCTCCACAAATAACGGTTCAACAAGTACAACACTTTTCCTCATCACCATTTTATTCGGTCTTAGCTTCATGTTACCCTAAAAATAATCTCAATGTTGAACTACCTTCAAACATTTCTGCTGCCAATTCTCCACCAAATCATAATCAGAAACAACCTAATCAaaattattattcttcttcttcttctttctcttgcaCCAATAATAATGCAAGTTTTGTATTGCCATTAGCCCCTATGTCTCCTTATTGTAAGAGTAGTGGTTTATTGAATGATGTGGTGATGGAGGGTAATGCTCTTTGTCGCAAGGGAAAGTCAAAGATGGATGCAACCATTGTTATTGTTAGGGAGAAAGAAGAATTAGCTGATAAGAGGAAAATTATTGAAGAAGGTAAAGAGCCACCGTTGCCACCAATTGGAACCAGTAAAAAGGAAGAAACAGCCACCATTATTGCAACTCAAAGCTCTTCTCATCAATTGATTTCAACAG AGAAGAATGATAATGGAGGTTGTAACAATAACAAGGAGGCATTGAATAATTTTATACCACAAATGGACGATGAATTGCTTAGCATACTTAAAAATTGTCCAATATATTCGCCAGTGCGAAAGTGGTACAAAGTTGATTATGATGAGGACttccctgatgatgatgatgatggatttGAATCTTGGTAA